In Candidatus Eremiobacteraceae bacterium, the genomic stretch TTGTAGCGGTCGAGCTTTAGCTCGACCGGAGGCGAGCTTGCAGTTGCAAGACCGCGGCGGTCGAGATGAATCTCGACCGCTCCCATCAGTAAGGCAAAGCCGCGGTATATGAAGTAACGCCCTATTCGAGGGGGACGCGGGCGCGCGTGTAGGCGGCGCCGTTGAAGACGTCGCCCATCATGATCCCGTTGGAGAAACAGAGCACCGGGTGACGGACGTCGGAAGGCAGGTCGAATGCGACTTCGTACCGCGCCGATTTTCCGGCGTCGATCATCGTGTCGACCGGGTGAGTCGCGTCGATGGCATTCTGCGCATCGAGTGACATGTTGTATCGCTTGCCGCCGTCGTCGGTGACGAAGACGATCGACGGATCCCACTGGTAGCCGACGCGCATCGCCCGGTTATCGACCTGGATCGTCGTGACGTAGAAGACGCCGCGGGCGACGGCTTTGTGCGCGTCATCCCCGACCGTGCGCGCCTTCGTGACGCCGACGACCGTATAGAGGAAATCGTCCTGGCGGATCGGCTCGCCGATCGCGACCTGATACGGAGGCGAACTCGAATAGAAGAAGATGGCGCCCGCGATGACGGCGGCGCCGAAGATGCCGGCGCCGATGAGAAGCTGCAGCCGCTTATCCATGTTTACTTTGTACTACAAAGTAAGCCGGCTGTCAAGCGGAAATCGTCAGTTGTGATGCGCGTGACGCGCCCGGTACGAGCGCGCCTTTGCCACGTTGCCGCAATCGTTGATGTCGCACCACGTGCCCGAGTGGTTTTTCGACCGGTCGTAGAAAGCCCAAGAACAATCGTCTCCGCGGCAGATCTTGAGGTTCTCCCACGTGCCGTCGGACATCGCGTCGACGACGATCGCGATGAGCTTGCCCATGGCGCCGTCGACGGCGGGGGCTAGGGGTTCGAGCTGCACGCGGCCCTCGGAACCGAAAGAGACGCACATCTGCGCGCTACGGGTCGAGCGATTGAGGACGTCGACGGCATTAGAATCGATCTTGCCGTCTGCTCGGGACTCTATCAAACGGATGAGCGCGTCGCGAACCGCGGCCGCCTGACGCACGTCAGATTCCGCGACCGCAGCCTTGGCGGGGATCAGTTGTTCCTCGACGAGCCACTCTTTGAGCGCCGCCGCGCTCGAGAAATCGTCGCGTCCGCTCTTCGTGTTCGTCGAATTCAAAAAGGCTTGGACAAGCTTTAGGCGCCCTGGCGCCGGTTTATCGCCGATCCGATCCGTCATAAGTCCATGATTACCCCCTTAGGCGTGACCATTATAGTCTTAACGCTGGTTACGATACAATAGGTTTGTCCTTCGCAATGGGACATTTAGTAACCTTTAATTTAATTTGACAGGTTACTAATAACTAGTGTACACTCATAGCAGGTTACAGACAAGAGACCAAATCAGGGAGAAACACCAATGAAAAGCGAGAGAAACGCGACGGTCATCGCGCTCAACGAGACGCGCGATGCCCTCGACGGCAGCCGGACGACCCTCGTCCGGATACCTGCCGGAGCCGACACGACGTTGTTCGGCGGATGGGGGGTTCGGATATGATCGGCGACCGCCGCCGGCCCTCCATTCCGGCAGACATACTTCACGAGATCACACGCCAGCGGATCGCGGAGCTTCGCAACGAGGCTAGCCGCGACCGCTGCGGGCGCGTCTAGTGAAGACACACCCCAGCTAGCCCTCAGAGCCGGATCGCCGCGCACGCAACATAAACGCAGTGCGCGCCGGCAGCGCGTAGAACAGACGCGCACTCCGCGACAGTCGCGCCGGTCGTCAGGACATCGTCGACGATAAGGATCCGGCGCCCCACAGCCACACCGAACTTTTTGCCCCGCCCGAACGCCCCTTTGACGTTCGCGCACCGCTCGGTCATACCTAAACTGCTTTGAGGTACCGTCGGCCGATGCCGCGCAAGCGCATCGGCGGCAAAGCGCGCCCGCCAAACCGTCGCGACGGCGCGTGCGATGAGCGCAGCCTGATTGTAGCCGCGCTCATGCAGCCGTTGCGTGTGGAGCGGCACTGGGATGACGACTTCGAAGGGCCAGAAGATGCGCTCGGCGATCCATCGGCCGAATGTCGCGCCGACGGCTCGAGCACCGCGGAATTTCAGTGCGAGTACGGCCGCGCGCAACGCGCCGTCGTAGCATCCGAGCGCCAGTACCGGCGGTACGTCGCCGCGCGCTCCGATGACGATCGCGTCGCGGGTCGCGATCGCCGCCGTGCAGCGACAGCAGAGGACCGCGCCGGTCGCACCGCATCCGGCGCATAACGCCGGCATGAGAAAGTCGAGCATCGGCTCAGACTCACCGCCGTGCCGCTACGCGTCAATAGAGGCAGTATCGCGGCGGATTTGACGCGTCGCACGTACAAAGACGGCACGATGCGTTCCGAAGCGCTCATGACCCTCGCGCTCGCCGAAGCCGAACGCGCGCTCGGCAACACGAGTCCGAATCCGATGGTCGGTGCGGTCATCGCGCGCGGCGATGACGAGATGCCGATAGCGTTCGGATATCACGAGCGCGCGGGCACGGCGCACGCAGAGGCCGTCGCACTCGGTCGCGCCGGAGCAGAGGCACGAGGTGCGACCCTTTACGTCAACCTCGAGCCGTGCGATCACGAGGGAGCAACGCCGCCATGCACGCGCGCGATCATCGAGGCGGGCATCGCTCGCGTCGTCGTCGCGACGCTCGATGAAGACGAGCGCGCCAGAGGCGCCGGGATCCGCCGGCTTCGCGCCGCGGGGATCCACGTCGAGCTCGGGTGCGGCGAGGAACGCGCGCGCGAACTCAACCGGATGTATCTCCATCAGCGGCGGACCGGTCGCGCGTTCGTCACGCTCAAAATGGCGCAGAGCCTCGACGGCGCGATCGCGCCGAAGTCTGGGGAGCGCTATGCGCTCACCGGGCGCGCCGCGACGGCACACGTCAGAAGGCTTCGATTCGAACACGACGCGGTGATGGTCGGCATCGGTACGGTTCTCGTCGATGATCCGCAGCTGACGGTACGTCCCTATCGCGAGCGGGCGGTGCCGTACCGGCGGATCGTCGTCGATTCGTCGGCGCGGCTTCCGCTCGACAAGAAACTCGTGACCGATCGTGCGCGCGCGACGACGCTCGTCGCGACGAACGCGTCTGCGCCACGCGAACGCATCGACGACCTACGCTCGGCCGGAATCGATGTGCTCGCATGCGGAACGAGCGATGGCGGACGCGTCGACCTGCGCGATTTGCTCGAGCGCTTAGGCTCGCTCGGAATGCTTGGCGTGTTGTGCGAAGGCGGGCCGACGCTCGCGTCGGCGCTGCTCGAAGCCGGTCTCGTCGACGAACTGCACACGCTCGTCGCGCCCGTCGTGCTGGGGACCGCGGCTACTGCGCCCGCCTTTCACGGACTTTCGCAGTCGCGACACTTGCGCGTGCGGTCCGTTCGCAAGCTCGGCGACGACGTGCTCATCGTCTCGCGCCCCGATGGAATCGCTTCTGGGGTGTAGCAGTCGAGATTTATCTCGACCGCCGCGGTCTCGCTTCGCGAAAGGTCGCGCGGTGGGACGGCAGAACTGCAAGGTAGTCGCCGGTCGAGCTAAAGCTCGACCGCTACGAGTCTAAGGGAGCGCACACATCTTCACTGGGTTGATCTCGCATCGGACCACCGTCGCCGACGCGAAGCACCTCGCGAGCGGCGGTCTGAAGCTGACGATAAGAAAGCCGGCCGGCTTATCGGCGAAGCGCGGCGACAGCATCGCCGTCAACGGCGTCTGTCTCACGGTCGTTGATGAGGGCGATCTTCTTGGCTTCGACATCGTGCCCGAGACGGTGTCGCGCACGAACCTCGGCGAGCTCAGAGAAAACGACGGCGTCAATCTCGAGACGAGCCTTCGTGCCGGCGATCCGATCGGCGGCCACCTCGTCTACGGTCACGTCGACGCGACGACGGTCGTGCTGAGCAAAGCGAAAGAGGGCGACGGCGCGCGCATGTGGTGCGTCACGCCACCCGAACTCGCACCGCTCATCGCCGAAAAGGGCTCGGTTGCGCTCGAAGGTGTCAGCCTCACGGTCGCAGCGGTGCGGGAAGGCGAATTCGCCGTTGCGCTCATCCCGGAGACGCTCGCGAAGACGACCCTCGGCGACGTCGAGGAAGGCTCGTCGCTCAATCTCGAGGCCGATCCGATAGCTCGTTACGCCGCGCACGCGCTCGAGTACGGCAGACGCCGATGACGCTCGAAGTCCTCAACACGATCGCGTCTATCGGTACGCTCCTCGTCATCGCGGCGACCGCGATCGCTGCCCTCGGGCAGCTCCGGCACATGCGGGGCAACAACCAGATCGTCGCGCTGACCGAGTGTCGCGAGGTTCTCGAGTCAGAAGGGTTCATGCGCGCTCTGCGCTTCGTCGTGCGTGAACTCCACGAACATCTCAAAGATCCCAAGACGCGCGCCGCATTGATGCAGGCGCCGCTCGAGGAAGAGCTCCGCGCGGTCAACGTCGTCGGTAACTTTTTCGAGTCGATGGGAAGCTTCGTGAAGCACGACATCATCGACGAAGCTATCGCGATGGACCTGTGGTCGGGGATCGTCGTGCAGGCCTGGGAGCATTTGGTCCCGGCGCTCGGCGTTATGCGGAGGATCGCCGGGGTAGGCTTGTGGGAGAACTTCGAGTACCTCGCCGCGATCGCCGAAGCATATACCGCCAGTCACCCTTCGGGAACCTATCCAGCTGACAAACCCCGCCTCAAAGTCGAAGATACTTGGGCCACAGAGGACAAAGCGCTCGGGATTTACACGCCGCGCTGAAGCTCGACCGCTACAAAAAGCATAGCGCAGGCCGCGGCGGTCGAGATGAATCTCGACCGCTCCCTAGGCGTGAAGGCCCAGCCGTCGAACTATAGACACATGCCGATAGCGACCATCGAAGAAGCAATCGCCGACATCCGGGCGGGCCGGATGCTCGTCGTCATGGACGACGAAGACCGCGAGAACGAAGGCGACTTGACGATCGCGGCGCAACACGCGACCCCCGAAGCGATCAACTTCATGACGAAGTTCGGTCGCGGCCTGATCTGCGTATCCATGGAACCGAGACGGCTCGAGGAATTGCGCATCCCGATGATGGTGCAAGACAACACCTCGCCGCTCGAAACCGCATTCACCGTCTCTGTCGAAGCGAAGGGACGGACGACGACTGGGATCTCCGCACACGACCGCGCCGCGACGATTCAAACGCTCGTCGACGCCGCGTCAAAGCCGTCGGACTTCGTCTCACCCGGTCACACGTTTCCGCTCCGCGCCCGCGAAGGCGGCGTTCTCGTTCGCGCCGGTCAAACCGAAGCGGCCGTCGACCTCGCTCGCCTAGCCGGGCTTTATCCTGCCGGCGTCATCTGCGAGATCCTCGACGATGACGGCCGGATGATGCGCCGTGCCGCACTCGAACGCTTCAGCGCGGAGCACGACATCAAGCTCATCACGGTGAAGGACCTCATCGCCTACCGGATGCGCAACGAGAAGCTCATCAAGCGCATCGCGACGTTCAAGCTGCCGACGCGCTTCGGCGTTTTCACCGGCTACGGCTACGAATCGCTCGTCGACGGGGCATGCCACGTCGCGCTCGTCATGGGTGAGATCGGCGACGGCAAAGACATCAGCGTCCGCGTCCACTCGGAATGTCTCACCGGCGACGCGCTCGGCAGCAAGCGCTGCGACTGCGCGGCGCAGCGCGACGGCGCGCTCAACATCATCGCTCGCGCCGGCCGCGGTGTCTTTCTCTATCTGCACCAAGAAGGCCGCGGGATCGGTCTTGCCAACAAGCTGCGCGCATACGAGCTTCAAGATAGCGGCGCCGACACGGTCGAGGCGAACCTCAAGCTCGGGCTGCCCGCCGACAAGCGCGAATACGGCATCGGATCGCAGATACTCCACGACCTCGGCGTTCGCGAGATGCGCATCATCACGAACAACCCGCGCAAGATCGCGGGCCTCGAGGGGTACGGCCTGAAGCTGCTCGGCCGCGTACCGCTCATCACCGATCTGCACGACGACAACGCGGACTACCTGCGCGTGAAGAAGGAGAAGCTCGGCCATCTCCTCGACGAGCCCGAACTGACGTCGTGACGGATCGGGTTTCACATGGTCAGGCCGCGGCGGTCGAGCTAAAGCTCGACCGCTACAAAATAGGCGGTCGCTATTAAATGAAACCCAAGAAGTTCGCGATCGTTCGAGCGCGCTTCAACGCGCCCATCACGCAAGCGCTCCTCGACGGAGCGCTGCGCGCGTTCGCCGCCGCCGGCATCTCATCAGCGGATGTCAAGACCGTCGAGGTTCCTGGCGCGTTCGAACTTCCCGTCGCCGCGTTGTGGCTCGCGCAATCGAACGAGTATGCGGCGATCGTCGCCGTCGGCTGCGTCATCCGCGGCGAGACACCGCACTTCGATTTCGTCGCTGGCGAAGCGGCCCGCGGCCTCGGCGAGGTCGCGCTGCGCACCGGCGTGCCCGTCGCCTTCGGCGTCCTGACGACCGACACGGCAGCGCAGGCCGCAGCCCGTGCGAGCAGCGTCGACGCGAGCTCGCCCGAACACGGCAACACGCATCGGACGAGCAACAAAGGCTTCGAGGCCGCGCAAGCCGCGATGGCGATGGCAGCGGCGCGCAGGGAATTCTAACCGTCGGCGTCTTGCAGCGTTTCGGTGATCTCGGTGACGAGCGTCTGCGGGTCGATCGGCCGCACCAAGAACTTGCTCGCACCAAGCGATAGACCGCGCGCGCGGTCGAGCTCGTGCCAATATGTCGACGACACGAAGACGAACACGACGTCGTGTAGGTCCGGATCGGCCTTGAACGCCCGGATGAGGTCGTAGCCGCTTCCGCTAGGCATGTGCACGTCGGTGACGACGAGATCCGGCTTGACGCGCGCGGCGATCTCCAACGCCTCATTCATCGAACGAGCTTCGACGACGTTGTAGCCGAACGGTTCGAGCGTCGCGCGCAGCACCTGCGTGTTCGTCGGCACGTCGTCGACCGCCAAGATCGTGCGGCCGGCGGGTCTCGGACGACCGGGCTCGTCGTCGACGCTCCGCGGCTGCGAGCCGGACGTCGCTTTCGATCGCTTCGCCCCCGGGAGATAGCTGTCGACCTCGCCGACGAACGTCTCCGGACTGATCGGCTTGGCGATGTATCCGTCGAAGCCCGACTCCATGATCGCCTCTTTGTTGCCGACCATCGCGAGAGCGGTGACCGCGACGATCGGCGGCCCGTCCGCGTGGGCGGATTTCGCGCGCTTCAAGAATTCGAAACCGTCCATCTTCGGCATGAGGACGTCGGCGAGGATGAGATCGAAGCGCTCCGCCTCGATCGCGGCGAGCGCCGTCAGCGCGTCGGTCGCGGTCTTGACGGTATGGCCGTACGCGCCGAGCAGGTACTCCATGAGGTAAAGATTTGTCGGGTTGTCCTCGACGACGAGTATCTTCGCGGGCACGTCACGCCCTCGGCAGCACGAGCGAGAAGCGGCTGCCCTTGCCGTACTCGCTCTCGACCGAGATCCGGCCGCCGAGCAGCGCCGCAAGCCGCTTGCTCAGATACAAGCCGAGACCGGCTCCCTCGAAGCGCCGCGTCGTCGAGCGATCTACCTGGCTGAATTGTTCGAAGAGTTTCTCGAGGTCTTCCGCGCGGATCCCGATCCCAGAGTCGGTCACCGAAAACTCGACCATCTCGTCCACCCGCCGCAGTTCGACGCGGACGAAGCCTTTTTGCGTGTACTTGATCGCGTTGTTGACGAGGTTGAGCAGCACTTGGCTCAGTGCGCGGCGGTCGGTGCGGACGGCGATGTCGGTCGCCGGGGCATCGAGCGTGAGCGTCAGGCCTTTCTCACTCGCCAACGATCGAAGGCTCTCGACCACCTCGCGAACGATCGATTGGCTCTCCACCGGCTCGAACATCAGCTCGACTTTGCCCGATTCGATCTTCGCGAGGTCGAGCATATCGTTGATGAGCGAGAGCAGATGGCGCGCGCTCGCCTGGACCGTCCGTAGCTGCTGCTCTTGTTCGGCGTTGAGCGGGCCGGGGAGTTTCATGAGCAGCGTGCCCGTGAAGCCGATGACGGCGTTGAGCGGCGTCCGTAACTCGTGGCTCATGCTCGCGAGAAAGCTGTCTTTGGCCAGGCCGACGCGCTCGAGCTCTTCGTTCTTCTCGCGCAACATCGTTTCGAATTGCTTGCGCTCGGTGATGTCGCGGATCGCGCTCGTGACGAGCGTGCCCTCCTCGGTTTCGAGCGGGCTCAAACTGATCTCGACCGGGAATTCCGAGCCGTTGCGATGACGCGCGAAAAGCTCGAGGCCGGCGCCCATCGGGCGCGGACGCGGGTCTTCGACGTAGCCGGTTCGATGCGCGCCATGCTGCGGCCTCAAACGCTGCGGCACGAGCGCGTCGACCGATTTTCCGAGCAGCTCCTCGCGCGGATAGCCGAAGAGCTTTTCGGCCTGCGCGTTCACGAGGACGATCGTGCCATCGCGCCCGCAGATGACCATCGCGTCGGGCGCGCCTTCGAGCAGACTACGGAATTTGTCATCGGCTTTACTCATGGTCGGCCCGACCTTCAATTGCTGTGGGCGCCACGCCCGCACGGGCCTGCACCATCGTACAGCGCAACCGCCTGGATTACACCAGAGGAATCACCATACTTATCAGACGCCCGGGTCGGGCGCATGACGAGGGGCCCAAAAATGAGCCCCTCGCTGTACGTATTGGTGTTGTCGCGTCCTTCAGGCCGCCGCCCGCTGGGGTACCTCGCGGTTTTCGTCGAGGTCGAGCAGGTCCGGCCACGACCGTACGTCCTTTCGCGCGGGCGCGATCTGATCTCGCAGCGTGAGGAAGTACTTCTCGCTGTCCGAGCCGGGCTCAGGACGAGTCTCCAGCCACTCGCGGTTCCAGCGGTCGATCTCCGCCTTTGATTTCTTCGAGACGTACGCGTCCTTCAGCCATCGCTCGAACGATGCGTCGTCACTGGTCGCAGCGCGCTCGGCGAACGCTTCGTGATCGTCGATGCCGAGAAACTTGAAGACCGCCTGGTCCATGCCGCAGTTGAAGTGGTATTCTCCAACGGTTCCGGCTTTGTACGCGCGCGCTTTGTCGGTCGTTCGTCCGATCTGGACGATGCCGGCGAAGCGCTCGCCGACGCTGCGCGGGTATGTCTTGGTCAAATCCATATGGTGTAGTAGCCCTCTCACTTGTAAGTTTTTACGGTTTGCGGGACAGAAAAGCACCTGTGCTTGCGATTCATCCCAAGAGGATTATACCCACCGTACAGCCGAAAACACAGTAGTTACCCAAAAGTGCCCTAGTAACCCGATTGAAATTTGGCGGTGGCAACCATGACGTACTCAACCAAGCTCACGTGTCCGATCCAGCGGACGATCGCATTTGTCGGCGACAAATGGAAGATCATCGTGCTGCATACCCTCACGACCGGTACGAAACGATTCGGCGAGCTGCAGCGCGCGATGGAGGGCATCACGCCCAAGGTGCTCACGCGTCAGCTGCGCGACCTCGAGCGCGACGGTCTGGTGGCGCGCCGCGTGCATCCTCAGGTGCCGCCGCGAGTCGATTACTCGCTGACGCCGCTCGGCGAGAGCCTCATGCCCGTGCTCAGGCAGCTCCACGACTGGGCGGTAGCCCACGCCGACGAGATCGCGAGCGCGCAAGCTCGCGATATGGTGCGCGAGGACGAGCAGCACGAGAAGGACAGCGCCGCATAGTCCGACGTGACGTCGGTCACTAAGACGCGAAGCGACGGCTGCTCGAAAGGGCAGCCGTTTTGCTTTTCCGAAACGGGCGCGCCCGGTTTCGCAATCGCGTCCGTCGACCAGGCGGCGGTCGCTTTTTGCTTCGTGCTGTTTTGTGCGACGGAAAGCGTCTCGAATGTATCACCTGCCGCAACGCGGCGGACCCGTCCGCAAGTCGCTTCGGCCACCGCTCGATCTCGTCGAGCGGCGCCGTCAGGAGCGGCTCGCGGAAGGTCAGGCGTGGTGGCCTTCGGGCAAAGTCGTTCGGGTCGCGGCCGCGTCGATCGTCGCCGGGTTATGCTGCTCGGCATTCGCCGGACTCGCGCTGGCCGCGGGCACCGGCACCGGATTGACGAGCGTTGCGGTCGATGATGTTCCGCAGCCCGCCGATGCCGCCACCTTGCCTGCGCCGTTCGTCGCCACGAAAGCGACGCACGAGCGCGCTGCGACCGAGCGCGCGGAGCGAGTCCACACCGCTCGATCGTCGCACGTGGCAAGACAGACCCAGGCGCGTAGCAGCGCCGCTTCGCGCCGGATCGCGATCGGGGTGGATCCGTCGTCGTCGGCACCGGCTTCGTCGCTATCGCCTTCTGCCAATCCGACCAGTTCGAACCAAGCGGTGCTTTCGTCGTTCACAGCCGCGCCCTGGCGCCTTACCGCCGACGGCATGTGGACGACGACGGTGTCGCTCGCGATACCCGCCGGAGTCGATCCCTCACGTCTGAACGTCGACTGGTCGTCCGACTTCGCTGACGTTCTCCCGCTCGATCCGAATGCGCCCGGCGCTCCGGGAGCGATGGTCACGGTCGCGGAGGGCACGTCGTTCACCATCGTTGCGGCGACGGACAGCCCGACGATCGGCAGGCAGACGCTCTCGCTCTCATCGCCGTCGAATTCGTTCTCTACGTTTTCGGCAGCGGCGCAGCCGATCGGCGGGCGCATCGTCGTCGTCGGGTGGATGCACTTGCCGCAGGATGGCGTGACACAATACAAGATCTACCGGCGCAGGTCTGGCGCATCACACGGCGTGCTTATCGCGACGGTTTCGCCGATGGGGCGCTCGTGGCGCGACGACTCCGTCGCCCCTGAGACGGCATACACCTATACGGTTGTCGCATCGACGGACAACGGAGCGCTGAGAGCGTCAACGGGATTCGTCACGACGGGCGCCAGGCTCCCGGCGACGAGCGTCAGCGCGATCTCCGGCAAAGGCATGTTCCTCTACTTCACGTCGGATGCGAGCGGCGAGAACTCGTATCTCAAATACGATCCGGCTGCGGTCATCGCGCGCGCGAAGACGAGCGGCATATCGCACATCGAGGTGCGGATGGCGCGTGGGACGTTCGCCGAGGCCGCCACGCCGGCATCGCGTGCGTGGCTTGACGAATTGATCGACCGGGCGAGCAGCGCCGGCATCCGGCTCATCGCGTGGCAAGTGCCGCGCCGTTCGACGACCGCTGATGCGGCGGCAGCGGTCGCAGCGGCTGAATACACGACGCCCTCGGGCAACGGCTTCTCGGGCCTCTCGCTCGACATCGAGGACGGCGACAATTACATGGGCAACGGCGATATCGCGAAGCAGCGTATGGTGGACCAGATCGCGCTCGTGCGCGATGCGGTCGGTGCGGACTACCTCGTCGTCGCGACCGTCATGTCGCCGGCGCTCACGCACTGGACGAACACGCGCTATCCGTTCGCCGGCATCGCGACGTACGCGAGCGTCATGCAGCCGATGGAGTACTGGCATCATTTCTACACGTCGACGCATCATTCGTACACGCAGGATGAGGTGAGCGGCGCGTGCGCCGATTCCGTCTCGCTGACGCGCCAGCAAGCCGGCCGCGACA encodes the following:
- the ribH gene encoding 6,7-dimethyl-8-ribityllumazine synthase, yielding MKPKKFAIVRARFNAPITQALLDGALRAFAAAGISSADVKTVEVPGAFELPVAALWLAQSNEYAAIVAVGCVIRGETPHFDFVAGEAARGLGEVALRTGVPVAFGVLTTDTAAQAAARASSVDASSPEHGNTHRTSNKGFEAAQAAMAMAAARREF
- a CDS encoding bifunctional 3,4-dihydroxy-2-butanone-4-phosphate synthase/GTP cyclohydrolase II, whose translation is MPIATIEEAIADIRAGRMLVVMDDEDRENEGDLTIAAQHATPEAINFMTKFGRGLICVSMEPRRLEELRIPMMVQDNTSPLETAFTVSVEAKGRTTTGISAHDRAATIQTLVDAASKPSDFVSPGHTFPLRAREGGVLVRAGQTEAAVDLARLAGLYPAGVICEILDDDGRMMRRAALERFSAEHDIKLITVKDLIAYRMRNEKLIKRIATFKLPTRFGVFTGYGYESLVDGACHVALVMGEIGDGKDISVRVHSECLTGDALGSKRCDCAAQRDGALNIIARAGRGVFLYLHQEGRGIGLANKLRAYELQDSGADTVEANLKLGLPADKREYGIGSQILHDLGVREMRIITNNPRKIAGLEGYGLKLLGRVPLITDLHDDNADYLRVKKEKLGHLLDEPELTS
- a CDS encoding ATP-binding protein, which codes for MSKADDKFRSLLEGAPDAMVICGRDGTIVLVNAQAEKLFGYPREELLGKSVDALVPQRLRPQHGAHRTGYVEDPRPRPMGAGLELFARHRNGSEFPVEISLSPLETEEGTLVTSAIRDITERKQFETMLREKNEELERVGLAKDSFLASMSHELRTPLNAVIGFTGTLLMKLPGPLNAEQEQQLRTVQASARHLLSLINDMLDLAKIESGKVELMFEPVESQSIVREVVESLRSLASEKGLTLTLDAPATDIAVRTDRRALSQVLLNLVNNAIKYTQKGFVRVELRRVDEMVEFSVTDSGIGIRAEDLEKLFEQFSQVDRSTTRRFEGAGLGLYLSKRLAALLGGRISVESEYGKGSRFSLVLPRA
- a CDS encoding fibronectin type III domain-containing protein, giving the protein MYHLPQRGGPVRKSLRPPLDLVERRRQERLAEGQAWWPSGKVVRVAAASIVAGLCCSAFAGLALAAGTGTGLTSVAVDDVPQPADAATLPAPFVATKATHERAATERAERVHTARSSHVARQTQARSSAASRRIAIGVDPSSSAPASSLSPSANPTSSNQAVLSSFTAAPWRLTADGMWTTTVSLAIPAGVDPSRLNVDWSSDFADVLPLDPNAPGAPGAMVTVAEGTSFTIVAATDSPTIGRQTLSLSSPSNSFSTFSAAAQPIGGRIVVVGWMHLPQDGVTQYKIYRRRSGASHGVLIATVSPMGRSWRDDSVAPETAYTYTVVASTDNGALRASTGFVTTGARLPATSVSAISGKGMFLYFTSDASGENSYLKYDPAAVIARAKTSGISHIEVRMARGTFAEAATPASRAWLDELIDRASSAGIRLIAWQVPRRSTTADAAAAVAAAEYTTPSGNGFSGLSLDIEDGDNYMGNGDIAKQRMVDQIALVRDAVGADYLVVATVMSPALTHWTNTRYPFAGIATYASVMQPMEYWHHFYTSTHHSYTQDEVSGACADSVSLTRQQAGRDIPINVAGQSDDLGTTGRPSPDEIGWCLAGSKGAGAIGQTFFDWRGTGDDGWSAIADFAW
- a CDS encoding response regulator — its product is MPAKILVVEDNPTNLYLMEYLLGAYGHTVKTATDALTALAAIEAERFDLILADVLMPKMDGFEFLKRAKSAHADGPPIVAVTALAMVGNKEAIMESGFDGYIAKPISPETFVGEVDSYLPGAKRSKATSGSQPRSVDDEPGRPRPAGRTILAVDDVPTNTQVLRATLEPFGYNVVEARSMNEALEIAARVKPDLVVTDVHMPSGSGYDLIRAFKADPDLHDVVFVFVSSTYWHELDRARGLSLGASKFLVRPIDPQTLVTEITETLQDADG
- a CDS encoding DUF4352 domain-containing protein, with the protein product MDKRLQLLIGAGIFGAAVIAGAIFFYSSSPPYQVAIGEPIRQDDFLYTVVGVTKARTVGDDAHKAVARGVFYVTTIQVDNRAMRVGYQWDPSIVFVTDDGGKRYNMSLDAQNAIDATHPVDTMIDAGKSARYEVAFDLPSDVRHPVLCFSNGIMMGDVFNGAAYTRARVPLE
- a CDS encoding riboflavin synthase, producing the protein MISHRTTVADAKHLASGGLKLTIRKPAGLSAKRGDSIAVNGVCLTVVDEGDLLGFDIVPETVSRTNLGELRENDGVNLETSLRAGDPIGGHLVYGHVDATTVVLSKAKEGDGARMWCVTPPELAPLIAEKGSVALEGVSLTVAAVREGEFAVALIPETLAKTTLGDVEEGSSLNLEADPIARYAAHALEYGRRR
- a CDS encoding CGNR zinc finger domain-containing protein, coding for MTDRIGDKPAPGRLKLVQAFLNSTNTKSGRDDFSSAAALKEWLVEEQLIPAKAAVAESDVRQAAAVRDALIRLIESRADGKIDSNAVDVLNRSTRSAQMCVSFGSEGRVQLEPLAPAVDGAMGKLIAIVVDAMSDGTWENLKICRGDDCSWAFYDRSKNHSGTWCDINDCGNVAKARSYRARHAHHN
- the ribD gene encoding bifunctional diaminohydroxyphosphoribosylaminopyrimidine deaminase/5-amino-6-(5-phosphoribosylamino)uracil reductase RibD is translated as MTRRTYKDGTMRSEALMTLALAEAERALGNTSPNPMVGAVIARGDDEMPIAFGYHERAGTAHAEAVALGRAGAEARGATLYVNLEPCDHEGATPPCTRAIIEAGIARVVVATLDEDERARGAGIRRLRAAGIHVELGCGEERARELNRMYLHQRRTGRAFVTLKMAQSLDGAIAPKSGERYALTGRAATAHVRRLRFEHDAVMVGIGTVLVDDPQLTVRPYRERAVPYRRIVVDSSARLPLDKKLVTDRARATTLVATNASAPRERIDDLRSAGIDVLACGTSDGGRVDLRDLLERLGSLGMLGVLCEGGPTLASALLEAGLVDELHTLVAPVVLGTAATAPAFHGLSQSRHLRVRSVRKLGDDVLIVSRPDGIASGV
- a CDS encoding DUF5069 domain-containing protein, whose translation is MDLTKTYPRSVGERFAGIVQIGRTTDKARAYKAGTVGEYHFNCGMDQAVFKFLGIDDHEAFAERAATSDDASFERWLKDAYVSKKSKAEIDRWNREWLETRPEPGSDSEKYFLTLRDQIAPARKDVRSWPDLLDLDENREVPQRAAA
- a CDS encoding helix-turn-helix domain-containing protein, encoding MTYSTKLTCPIQRTIAFVGDKWKIIVLHTLTTGTKRFGELQRAMEGITPKVLTRQLRDLERDGLVARRVHPQVPPRVDYSLTPLGESLMPVLRQLHDWAVAHADEIASAQARDMVREDEQHEKDSAA
- a CDS encoding ComF family protein; its protein translation is MLDFLMPALCAGCGATGAVLCCRCTAAIATRDAIVIGARGDVPPVLALGCYDGALRAAVLALKFRGARAVGATFGRWIAERIFWPFEVVIPVPLHTQRLHERGYNQAALIARAVATVWRARFAADALARHRPTVPQSSLGMTERCANVKGAFGRGKKFGVAVGRRILIVDDVLTTGATVAECASVLRAAGAHCVYVACAAIRL